A region of the uncultured Desulfovibrio sp. genome:
CCGCCAGAATGGCAGGGGCCTGCTGCAAGTCCACGTCCAGGCGCTGCTGCGGATCAACACCGGCCAGAATCTTGAGGTTGGTCAGCTGCATGACCTCTTCCATCCGGGCCTGTTCCAGGCGCAGGGCCACTTCCTTTTCGTGCTGCATGGCCAGATTGAGGGACACACCCTGCCGTCCGTCCACGCTTTCCAGCTGGCGCCAGTAGGCCGTCAGCTCCTTGGCAATGGCGGGCAGCTCCTTCTGGGTTTCCCGCACCATGCGCTGGGCATGCAGGCGCAGGTAGGCGGTGGCAATCTTGTAGATGGCCTCGCCTACGGCCTTGCGATGGGTGGAAATGGCCATGTTCACCATGAGCTTCTGCACCTGGTGCTCGAAATAGGTGGCCACAGGATTGGGGAAGGCCGCATAGAAGCCCACGCGCAGCTTGGGACGGCCGTAGTCGCCGGGCACGTCCTCTTCATTGGAATTGAACTGGGTCAGGTTGTTGGTGAGCGTAAAGGTCATACGCGGTTCCGGCAGATACTTCCAGACCGCATCGGTAAGGGCCACACGCCGGATTTCCAGGTCCACGGCGCTGTTCACCAGCAGGGGAGACTGCTGAATGGTCAGATACACGCAGTCTTCAAAGGAAAATTTCTTGCTGGGATCATAGAGATTGGCCACCACGGCATCCAGCTTGTCCTTCTTGTCCACCGGGATGCCGGGCGTCTCCTCCAGCCAGTGCTTGGCGGGCAGCTCTGGCGCGCCGATGCCTGCCTTGTTGGAGGCGCAGGCCCCCAGCCCCAGAGACAGGCACAGCACCATGCCCACAGCCATTTGCCACATCCGATTCATCGTTCCCCCGATCCGTTCCTGCCGACAGCGGCAGTACCGTTATGTACAGGCAGCCTCCCGGGCCGCAGCCGTCCGCTCAAATTCCATCTGATTCACTGTCAGCAGGACACACCCCGCCGCATCAAGAACCTGCGCATCAAAGCGCAGCAGGCGGGCATCCTGCCAGCCGCAGCGCATTTCCAGGACCCGGGGCACAACCGGCCCTTCCCCCTGGCCGAAACGCAGAAAGCCCACACCGCTCAGGCGCCATTCCGCCAGGGAATCCGCCTGTGCCGTGCGGGAAAGACGTTCTTCCAGCAGGGTCACAGCAGCCTGCTCCACAGCGTCCACCAGTTGCAGGGCGGCAGTATAGCCGGAAAGGTCCTTCGGGGCAATGCCCGGCATATGCAGGGCAAAGCGCCGCGTCAGCCCCTGTCCGGCCATGTCGCCGCCCTCTTCACAGGGGGCGCCGGGGGGCAGTTCTCCGGCCAGCCAGTGCCACATGGCATCCAGCCCCCGCCGCCGGTACATGGCCAGCACGGCCGCATCATCGCCGTGCGCCGGGTCTGCGCCGGCCGGCCAGAGCGCCGGGGCGCACGATGGGCGACAGCCCATGAGCGCCATGCCCTGCACCACCGGCACGGTACGGTCCATATGCCGGCCATTGGGCATGAGATCCAGGGCTTCCAGACCGCAGCGGCACATGCGCGTCATGACGCCATCCTGTTGCAGCCAGGCCTGGGCACGCACATCCAGACGGCATTCCCGCGTCACGCCGGGCGGCAGCAGCAGCGGTGGGCCAAAACGCAGATCACAGAACCCCGCCTCCCGCAACCAGGGGAAATACAGGCGCACGCTGTCCAGCAGCCTGCGCAGTCCCCGGCTCAGGGGAAGCCAGGGCCAGCCCGTGGCCGTATCCCGGCCATGTCCGGCCAGGGCAGGTTCGGCAAAACGCGAAAACTCGCCGCACAGCAGAAAATCCCGCCCGGAATGCGGCGGCAGCGGCAGGGAGGCAGCATACAGGCCGGGGAAGGATTCGGGCCGTTCCTGCCATGGCTGGGGCAGGCCGTCGGCTTCCTCACGGGACAGGGGCAGCAGACCGCAGAGCGAGGCCGCCCGCGCCCAGAGCAGACGCGGCACCGTGCCCAGGGCCAGCTCGCGCGCCAGCATGTCGCCCCATTCGCGCGGCAGGGGCGGCGTGCCGTCAGGAACCAGCGCCACGTCCAGCAGCCTGTCGTCCACTTCCGCCGGGACAGCCTGCACCATGGCCAGGGCATCCCCGGCATCCAGCTGCCAGACGCGCACCAGCCAGGCGTCTGCGGCTTCCGGCGGCAGCAGCGCCGTGCGGGCCACGCGGCCCAGGGCAGCCTGATCGTCTGCCGTCGAAAGATCCAGCAGGCAGCCGGACACGGGCAGGGAGGCCGCGCATCCCGTGTGCAGGGCCGTGGCAAGAGCTGCCCGCAACGCTGCCACGGCAGCATGGTCGCCCGTCTCCGCGGCAGCGGCCTCCGCAGGCAGGAGGTCCGCCGCGGCACATCCCAGAGAGCGTATATCACCGCCCAGCCGCCGCAAAACCGCACAGGCCTCCAGGCAGTCCTCCGGCACGCAGATCACCTGCCCCAATGCCGCCAGACCACCCAGCAGGGCCGCCAGGCGTGCGCCGTCCCGCCCCCAGGCCAGCACGGCGCCACCGGGCTGCCAGCCCCGGCCGGCAGCGCAGGCATCCCAGGGCAGGCGGTGCAGACGCGACGAGGCACCGGCCACAAAACGCAGATAGGGCGGCTGGTGCAGGGCGGCGGCCGCTTCCCGGCTGCCGGCGGGCAGCGGTACGGCCGCTGCGGCAGGCGCCCCGTGACGGGGCATCAGGCCCACGGCAGCCAGCAGATCGCCCACGGTACTGACGCCCATGAGGTCCTCGAAATTCACGGCATGCCCCAGCACCTCTGCCAGCTGCTGCACCAGCAGCGGGAAACGGCTGGAACGCAGGGCAAGATCGTAGCGCAGGTCCGTCTGCGGCCCCACGGACGCCACGTCCACACCGGCGGTCTGGGCCAGCAGCTCCATGATCCGACGGGCCAGCGGCCCCAGAGGTGTCGCCGGTGCCGCTTCCGCCACGGCCGGTGGGCTCAGGTCCTCTGCCACCGCCCCCCGAAGCTGCCAGCGCGCGGCATGCGCCATGACGGCCTGATGGGAAAGATGCCCCAGTGCATACAGGCGGGCACAGGTCTGACGCAGGCCCTCGGTCTCGCGCCCCTTGCGCGAGGCAGACAGGCACAGCGCCTGCGGCTCGATGTCCGCCACCAGACCGCAGAGCGTGTCCTGCGGCCCCAGTTCCACAAAATGCCGGATACCGTCGCGCTGCCACATCTGCCGCACGCACTCCACCCAGCGCACGGCATTTTCGTCCAGGTCCGCAATGTAGGAGCAGATGTCCGGCTGCGACTGGGGATAAAAGCCTGTGGTCACACAGCTGAGCATGGGCACCTGCGGTGCCTGCATGGCCAGGGCATTGAGACGGCGCAGGGACATGTCGCGCAGCACGCGCATGCCGGGATGGTGAAAGGCCAGGCTCACATTGAGCATGATGGCCGGGATGCGACGTTTGCGCAGCGCCTTGCGGGCTTCCATGAGCACGTCGCGAGGGCCGCTGACAATGTGTTGCAGGGGGGTATTGTAATTGGAGACATAGAGCGAGGGCCAGCGGGCGCGGGCCTCATCGATGACAGAGGCCTCCGCATGAACGGCCATCATGGCCGTTTCTCGCGTGGCCCGTGCTTCCAGTTCGGACATGTGCTGCGCGCGCGTGTCCAGGATGTACCAGGCCACCTCCGGCGCATAGACCCCGGCCAGGCACAGGGCAATGAGTTCGCCCAGACTGTGCCCGCAGATCAGCGCGGGCCGCAGACCCAGCGAGGCCAGATAGCTCCACTGGGCATATTCCAGCAGAAAAAGATAGGGCTGCTGCCAGCGGGTCAGACCGATCTTTTCCTCGTCGGTCTCATCCATGAGCGACAGCACATCCCAGTCAGCCACGGCGGCAATGCGGTCCATGGCGGCACGCGCCGCAGGAAAGCGGTCATAGAGCTGGCGGCCCATGCCCGTCCACACGGCGCCCTGCCCGCAGCACATGACGGCCAGGGGCGGTGCGGCACGGTCCTCCGCCAGCCAGACCCCGCGCTGCCCCAGATCGTGCAGGGCAATATCGCGCACACCGGCCTCCGGCGAAAGGGGCGCCCGCCCCGCGGCCAGCAGCTCCTCGCGCCAGCCCGGTACCGTGGCCCCCATGCGCCACAGGCGCTCTCCCTCATCCAGCCGGGCATAGAACACCCCGTCCGCATGGCATTCCGGCACCAGGGCCAGCCGGGCGGCACGGGCCGTATCCCGCCCGCGTTCCAGCAGCCAGAGTTCCCAGCTGCCGTTCTGCGCCGTTCCTTCCTGCGGCATGAGCAGCAGGGCGCGCCGTGCGCCCAGGCGTCCCAGCTCCGCCGCCGCGGCGGCAAAAACGGCATGCGGCACGAGAGCGGCTGCCAGCAGACGGGCCTCCCCTGGCCGGGGCAGGCCGCAGGCCTCGCAGACACTGTTGAGAGCCGCGGCACACGCCTGGACGCCATCCTGACGGTCAGGGGGAACACAGGCCAGCAGCAGGCAGGGGAAAGAACGGCCCCGGGGCTGTTCCCCTGCGTTCTGCGGCCCCAGCATGGCCGCCAGACGAGAGGCCAGAGCAGCGGCATCGCGCAGCTCTCCGTCGGCGAGGACAAGTACATCGGAGAGAATAAGAGAAGAGGAAAGAACGGCCATGCTATCCGGAGCGGTAAAAAGAACAGAACGTGGGCTTTTTTCATGGTAGAGGAAAGCCGGTGCCTTGTCCATAGATTCCCGAATTCCCCACAGGCCGGAGGCGCTGGGTAATGGCTTGCCATACGCCGCCTTATCAGGTATGCTTCATCGATTGAAATTTTGCATAGGGGCCAGTTCTCCGTCTGTTCCCAAGCGCCCCGCAGACCCTTACCGAGGATATGCCAGCATGAAAGACCCGCAGACATCCCAGGCTGTCGCGCATGAAAGTTCCGCCAGCGGCTTCAACCGCATGCGCTCCAAACTTTCGTTTGCCCGCCTTGTGGAAATGGGGGCCAAGATGGGGATGGAAAACCCGCTCTTCCTTTGCCACGAGCGTGCGGCCAAGGCCACCACGCAGATCAACGGCAAGGAATATATCAACTTTTCCACCTACGACTATCTTGACCTCAATACCCACCCGGAAATTACCGAAGCCGTCACTGCGGCCGCGCGCCTCTTCGGTTCGTCGGCCGGAGCCAGCCGGCTGGTGGGCGGGGAGCGTCCGCCGCATCGTCAGCTGGAACGGGCCATTGCCCAGCTGTACGGGGTGGAGGACTGCATAGCCTATGTCAGCGGGCATGCCACCAATGTGTCCACGCTGGGCTTCATGTTCGGTCCGCGGGACGCCATTTTCTATGACGGTCTGGCGCACAATTCCCTCATGCAGGGGGCGCGCCTTTCCGGCGCGGAGCGCTATTCCTATGCGCACAATGACTGCGACGCCCTGGAAACCCTGCTCAAGGCGCACCGGGCCGCCCACAAGCGCGCCGTCATCGTGACCGAGGGCCTGTTCAGCATGGACGGCAACATCCCGGACCTGCCCCGGCTCATCCGCCTGAAAAAACAGTACGACTGCATGCTGATGGTGGACGAGGCCCACTCCTTCGGCGTCCTGGGAGAGACGGGACGGGGCATACACGAATATTTCGGCATCGATGCCCGCGAAGTGGATATGTGGATGAGCACCCTCAGCAAGAGCATGTGCGGCTGCGGCGGCTTCATCGCCGGCACCCACGAACTGGTGGATTTTCTGCGCTACGGTTCGCCGGGCTTTGTCTTCAGCGTGGGCATGCCGCCCATCGTGGCCGCGGCCTGCCACAAGGCCCTGGAACTCATGCTGCGCGAACCTGAACGGGTGCACAAGTTGCAGCACATCAGCCAGTTCTTCCTTGAATATGCCCGGGAAAAGGGACTGGATACGGGCGCGGCGCAGGGCTATGCCATTGTGCCCATCATGGTGGGCGACTCCATGATGGCCGGTTTCCTGGCCAACCTGCTCTTCAAGCGCGGCTTCTATGTCATGCCCATCACCTTCCCCGCCGTGAAGGAAGGCGAGGCCCGTCTGCGTTTCTTCCTGTCGGCCTCGCATACCGAGGACCATATCCGCACCACGCTGGATGCCGTGGCCGAGGAGCTGCCCCGGGCACGCGAGATCATCGGCAACTACAAGCGCGAGCACGCCGACGAACACATGGAATGATTCCGAGGCCGGGCTGTGTGCCCGGCCCTTTTTATCCGCTGCCGCGTCCACAGGCCCGTGTGCGCCGGCAGCACAGGTCCAGTCCGGGCCGGGCCGCAAGACCCGGCTTTTTCCATTCATCCCGCAGCCGCCGGCAGGAGCGCCCGTGCCGCTGCTGCACACAGCCCCGCTTCCGTCCCCGACCGGGTGCCGGCAGCGGACCGCGCGGCGCAGGGAGGACACTGCTCCGGCAGTCAGCCGTCCCGTTGCGTCGCTCCCCCCCACAGGAGAAGCCATGCCCACGGCGCCCCTCGCCCCTGACGATCAGTCCCCCGCCGCCCCCGTGGCGCCGGACCCTGCCCCTGCTGCCGACACGACAACACCGCAGCTGCCGCTGACGGCCTATGTGCTGCTCTGGTTCCCGCTTTCGTCCGAAACCTTCATCTTCCGCGAAATTCAGCGCCTGCTGGCCTGTGGCCTGCCCATCCGGGTCTACACCATGTATGGTCAGAAGCTGAAGGGATGCAGCGATGAGATGAAACAGCTGGACCTGCCCGTGGTCCGCTTTGGCGTGTCTGCCACCTTCCGCATTCTGAGCGCCTTTTTCCGTGCCCTGAGCCGCAATCCCCGCGGGGTAGGGAAGCTCATGCGCGAGGGCCTGCTCCGCCGCATGCGCAATGCGGAATCCCTGGGCGAAAACATCTGGTGCTTCCTGGCCGGCTTCCTGCTGGCCGAGCTGGCCATGCGCGACAAGGTGCAGCTGCTGCACTCCGCATGGGGCAACGGACCGGCCACCGCCGCCTGGACGGCATCGCGCCTCACGGGCATTCCCTTTGCCTTCACGGGGCGCGCCGGCGACATCTACCCGCAGGACGGCCTGCTCCGGGAAAAATCCCGGGATGCACTCTTCATCCGCACCAACAACATGGCCAATGTGGATTATCTGCGCCAGTTCTGCCCGCCGGAAGCGCAGGACAAGGTGCACTGCATCTACAACGGCCTGACCCTGAACAGCCCCGTGGCCTGCGAAATGCCCTTTGCCGCGCCCTATCGCCTGCTGGCCGTGGGCCGCTTCTGCCGCACCAAGGGCTTTGTGGAACTGCTTACCATGATGGCCCGCCTGCGCCGGGAAGGCTTCCCCGTCCGCCTGACCCTGGTGGGGGATGGCGAATGGCGCTTCCGCCTTCGGGCGCTGCGCCGGCGTCTGTGTCTGGAACAGGTGGTGGACATGCCCGGCTTTGTGCCCCATGATCATATCCTCGACTTCATGCGCAGCCACGATATGCTGGTGGTTCCCAGCGTGGTGCATGACAATGGCGATCGTGACGGCATCCCCAATGTGATCATGGAGGCCCTGTCCTGTGCCATGCCCGTGGTGGCTACCGATGTCTGCGGCATCCGCGAGGTCATCATCGACGGCGAAACGGGGATGCTTGTGCCGCAGCGGGACCCGGCCGCCCTGGCCGCGGCCGTGCGCCGCATGCTTGCCGACCGGGATGCGGCCAGACGCATGGCCGAAAACGGCCGGCAGCGCGTTCTGCACATGTTTGACAGTCAGGCCAATATCCAGGCGCTGCGTGACCTCTATCTGCGCGCCTACAACGACTGGCACGCCGCCCGGCCGGAAGAATGGTTCAGCCTTGGCGGCAAAGTGCCCACCAGCGGAGATGCTTCCCGGTCATGAGCCGCCCTATCCTCTGGCTGGCCACCAGCCTTGATGTGGAGGAAGAGGGGCTTTTTGGCGGCACCTATGCCTGCACAGCCCCCTCCGTCAGCAATACGGCGCAGCTGACACGCCTGCGCCCCCTGCTGGAACGCGGTGTGCGCCCCACGCTTTTCTGCGCCCACAGCGTCCTGACCCATAGCCCGTCCCTGGCCGTGCTGGCGCACCTTCGCGACAGGTACGGGGCGGAAATTGCCGCGCACCTGCATCACTGGAACACGCCGCCCCTGGACAACGGCAGCGTCAGCCTGCATGCCGTGCCCGCCGCCAGCCTGAGCAGCGACCGTTTCGCGGCCAAGCTGGAAAGCCTGCTGCGGGCCGGGCAGACCTTTCAGGGCGCGCCGCTGCGTTCCTTCCGCATGGGGCGCTGGGACCTGCACAGGCAGCACTGGCCCCTGCTGGCAGCGGCCGGC
Encoded here:
- a CDS encoding TolC family protein, encoding MWQMAVGMVLCLSLGLGACASNKAGIGAPELPAKHWLEETPGIPVDKKDKLDAVVANLYDPSKKFSFEDCVYLTIQQSPLLVNSAVDLEIRRVALTDAVWKYLPEPRMTFTLTNNLTQFNSNEEDVPGDYGRPKLRVGFYAAFPNPVATYFEHQVQKLMVNMAISTHRKAVGEAIYKIATAYLRLHAQRMVRETQKELPAIAKELTAYWRQLESVDGRQGVSLNLAMQHEKEVALRLEQARMEEVMQLTNLKILAGVDPQQRLDVDLQQAPAILAGFDGYRLKWEDRWAQGEDDLLLRSQIKLADYNIMVAWAEYVPDLSLQLNNSPPAGQSQPVGGTDDTFLHLTLDFPLIDWGRRYRGVQTARMQKAQAFHQQARKRTEYSNTWLQAEQRVSLAETNRRLAKNHFETAEMQYKEARVSFDNGLAELPDVATRQEEMIQARVSLINAELEYELATLEWMYVSNLLQERFLGQPAAEVL
- a CDS encoding acyltransferase domain-containing protein, with protein sequence MAVLSSSLILSDVLVLADGELRDAAALASRLAAMLGPQNAGEQPRGRSFPCLLLACVPPDRQDGVQACAAALNSVCEACGLPRPGEARLLAAALVPHAVFAAAAAELGRLGARRALLLMPQEGTAQNGSWELWLLERGRDTARAARLALVPECHADGVFYARLDEGERLWRMGATVPGWREELLAAGRAPLSPEAGVRDIALHDLGQRGVWLAEDRAAPPLAVMCCGQGAVWTGMGRQLYDRFPAARAAMDRIAAVADWDVLSLMDETDEEKIGLTRWQQPYLFLLEYAQWSYLASLGLRPALICGHSLGELIALCLAGVYAPEVAWYILDTRAQHMSELEARATRETAMMAVHAEASVIDEARARWPSLYVSNYNTPLQHIVSGPRDVLMEARKALRKRRIPAIMLNVSLAFHHPGMRVLRDMSLRRLNALAMQAPQVPMLSCVTTGFYPQSQPDICSYIADLDENAVRWVECVRQMWQRDGIRHFVELGPQDTLCGLVADIEPQALCLSASRKGRETEGLRQTCARLYALGHLSHQAVMAHAARWQLRGAVAEDLSPPAVAEAAPATPLGPLARRIMELLAQTAGVDVASVGPQTDLRYDLALRSSRFPLLVQQLAEVLGHAVNFEDLMGVSTVGDLLAAVGLMPRHGAPAAAAVPLPAGSREAAAALHQPPYLRFVAGASSRLHRLPWDACAAGRGWQPGGAVLAWGRDGARLAALLGGLAALGQVICVPEDCLEACAVLRRLGGDIRSLGCAAADLLPAEAAAAETGDHAAVAALRAALATALHTGCAASLPVSGCLLDLSTADDQAALGRVARTALLPPEAADAWLVRVWQLDAGDALAMVQAVPAEVDDRLLDVALVPDGTPPLPREWGDMLARELALGTVPRLLWARAASLCGLLPLSREEADGLPQPWQERPESFPGLYAASLPLPPHSGRDFLLCGEFSRFAEPALAGHGRDTATGWPWLPLSRGLRRLLDSVRLYFPWLREAGFCDLRFGPPLLLPPGVTRECRLDVRAQAWLQQDGVMTRMCRCGLEALDLMPNGRHMDRTVPVVQGMALMGCRPSCAPALWPAGADPAHGDDAAVLAMYRRRGLDAMWHWLAGELPPGAPCEEGGDMAGQGLTRRFALHMPGIAPKDLSGYTAALQLVDAVEQAAVTLLEERLSRTAQADSLAEWRLSGVGFLRFGQGEGPVVPRVLEMRCGWQDARLLRFDAQVLDAAGCVLLTVNQMEFERTAAAREAACT
- a CDS encoding aminotransferase class I/II-fold pyridoxal phosphate-dependent enzyme, which codes for MKDPQTSQAVAHESSASGFNRMRSKLSFARLVEMGAKMGMENPLFLCHERAAKATTQINGKEYINFSTYDYLDLNTHPEITEAVTAAARLFGSSAGASRLVGGERPPHRQLERAIAQLYGVEDCIAYVSGHATNVSTLGFMFGPRDAIFYDGLAHNSLMQGARLSGAERYSYAHNDCDALETLLKAHRAAHKRAVIVTEGLFSMDGNIPDLPRLIRLKKQYDCMLMVDEAHSFGVLGETGRGIHEYFGIDAREVDMWMSTLSKSMCGCGGFIAGTHELVDFLRYGSPGFVFSVGMPPIVAAACHKALELMLREPERVHKLQHISQFFLEYAREKGLDTGAAQGYAIVPIMVGDSMMAGFLANLLFKRGFYVMPITFPAVKEGEARLRFFLSASHTEDHIRTTLDAVAEELPRAREIIGNYKREHADEHME
- a CDS encoding glycosyltransferase family 4 protein, yielding MPTAPLAPDDQSPAAPVAPDPAPAADTTTPQLPLTAYVLLWFPLSSETFIFREIQRLLACGLPIRVYTMYGQKLKGCSDEMKQLDLPVVRFGVSATFRILSAFFRALSRNPRGVGKLMREGLLRRMRNAESLGENIWCFLAGFLLAELAMRDKVQLLHSAWGNGPATAAWTASRLTGIPFAFTGRAGDIYPQDGLLREKSRDALFIRTNNMANVDYLRQFCPPEAQDKVHCIYNGLTLNSPVACEMPFAAPYRLLAVGRFCRTKGFVELLTMMARLRREGFPVRLTLVGDGEWRFRLRALRRRLCLEQVVDMPGFVPHDHILDFMRSHDMLVVPSVVHDNGDRDGIPNVIMEALSCAMPVVATDVCGIREVIIDGETGMLVPQRDPAALAAAVRRMLADRDAARRMAENGRQRVLHMFDSQANIQALRDLYLRAYNDWHAARPEEWFSLGGKVPTSGDASRS